From Paenibacillus graminis, a single genomic window includes:
- a CDS encoding CHASE3 domain-containing protein produces MLNKQAWSLRIRSKIALGYVMILLMLGLFLLVVAGRITDLEKETVFLSDHDMKVHELTYQIEKNVLDMETGQRGYALTGDSSYLAPYDTGITEWKIHYTRLSSLIKDNPDQLKNLSNIQSSIEQWIESAGQYIVDLKRNGQTQAVNAFFHNDSGKVIIDSIRTQFDYFRDNERKLTSERIANLKASNDKLLITMYILWGLVALLAALITYLISASIVKPLRSVIQAIRTIAGGGNMSERISVKTLDEINDLGNATNDLLDTVQRQQWGSEQLALMSVALQETTDLPLLCRTFMNRLSVILELQYGAVYVLNGKKEYKRMYSYAGSEQQAVDFGKNTIRLGEGLIGQCAADMRVIRIENLPEDYISINSGLGRSAPKFAVIAPILFENRTLAVLEAASLTQWAPYHVELFNELLKMMGVTLNSVLTRMEVQQLYSESQTMNEELQVQSEELQVQSEELQVQTEELQNHTKELLTLNRELEHQKSVAENAAAELEKSNEQLELSSRYKSEFLANMSHELRTPLNSMLILSQLLTENRNDSLTEEEQGYAEVIHSSGSELLGMINDILDLSKVEAGKMTVERDPVNLTELPSMLYGYFTKTAEQKNIEFKVTLENNVPDIFFTDEMRLHQILRNLLSNAFKFTEKGFVEVVISRLEPTSAPQLPEAGSVLSFAVRDSGIGIGETNREVIFEAFRQADGSTARKFGGTGLGLSISLQLARLLGGTISLDSKEGEGSTFTLFIPCREEEDGYESVFPGVWTLQAAAAAEREDKQPNGAEGADTVLFDKEYSNLHGKTVLIVDDDVRNIYALEKGLEPYDMNILTAQSGFECLQMVREQPDVDIVLLDIMMPNLDGYDTLSIIREELMLPELPIIAISAKTMKEDREKCLAAGASDFISKPVIIQDVVTRMCRLMGA; encoded by the coding sequence TTGCTTAACAAGCAAGCCTGGAGCCTGAGAATCCGCAGTAAAATTGCGCTCGGATATGTCATGATCCTGCTTATGCTGGGCCTTTTTCTGCTTGTAGTGGCAGGCAGAATAACTGATCTGGAGAAAGAAACGGTTTTTTTGAGCGATCATGACATGAAGGTGCACGAGCTTACCTATCAAATCGAAAAAAATGTGCTGGATATGGAGACTGGTCAGCGCGGGTATGCGCTTACCGGTGACTCCAGCTATTTGGCCCCGTATGACACCGGAATTACAGAATGGAAGATTCATTATACGAGATTAAGCAGCCTGATCAAGGATAATCCCGACCAGTTGAAGAATCTGAGCAACATCCAGAGCAGTATTGAACAATGGATCGAATCCGCGGGACAATATATTGTGGATCTGAAACGGAATGGCCAGACTCAGGCAGTCAATGCTTTTTTCCATAATGACAGCGGCAAGGTTATTATTGATTCCATCCGTACACAGTTCGACTATTTCCGTGACAACGAACGGAAGCTTACCAGCGAGCGGATAGCCAACCTGAAAGCAAGCAATGACAAGCTTTTGATAACCATGTATATCCTCTGGGGACTGGTTGCACTGCTGGCCGCGCTTATTACTTATCTGATCTCAGCAAGCATCGTTAAACCGCTTCGGAGTGTAATTCAGGCGATCCGCACTATCGCCGGCGGAGGCAATATGTCCGAACGGATTTCAGTGAAGACCCTTGATGAAATCAATGATCTGGGGAATGCCACGAATGACCTGCTGGATACGGTGCAGCGGCAGCAGTGGGGCAGTGAGCAGCTGGCGTTAATGTCTGTTGCTCTACAGGAGACTACGGATCTGCCGTTGCTGTGCCGTACATTTATGAACAGGCTGTCTGTGATACTGGAGCTGCAGTATGGTGCTGTTTATGTACTGAACGGGAAAAAAGAGTATAAACGAATGTACTCCTATGCAGGTTCAGAGCAACAGGCGGTTGATTTCGGAAAGAATACGATTCGGCTGGGGGAAGGGCTCATTGGCCAATGTGCGGCCGATATGAGAGTGATTCGTATTGAAAATTTACCCGAAGATTACATAAGCATCAACTCCGGACTTGGAAGATCCGCACCCAAGTTTGCCGTAATTGCTCCTATCCTATTTGAGAACAGAACGCTGGCCGTTCTTGAAGCGGCTTCGCTTACCCAATGGGCACCGTATCATGTAGAGCTATTTAACGAATTGCTGAAAATGATGGGAGTCACCTTGAATTCTGTATTGACACGGATGGAAGTCCAGCAGCTGTATAGCGAATCCCAAACAATGAATGAAGAATTGCAGGTCCAATCCGAAGAACTTCAGGTGCAGTCTGAAGAACTGCAGGTACAGACTGAAGAACTGCAGAATCATACAAAGGAGCTGCTCACACTCAACCGGGAGCTGGAGCACCAGAAGTCAGTTGCAGAGAATGCAGCAGCTGAGTTGGAGAAAAGTAACGAGCAGCTGGAATTAAGCTCACGTTACAAATCTGAATTTTTAGCCAACATGTCTCATGAGCTGCGTACACCGCTTAACAGTATGTTGATTCTTTCGCAGCTGCTTACAGAGAACCGGAATGACAGCTTGACGGAAGAAGAACAGGGATATGCCGAAGTCATTCATTCGTCGGGCAGTGAATTGCTGGGGATGATCAATGATATTCTGGACCTGTCCAAAGTGGAAGCCGGGAAAATGACCGTTGAGCGGGACCCTGTCAATCTTACAGAGCTTCCCTCTATGCTGTATGGTTATTTCACCAAGACGGCGGAGCAGAAAAATATTGAGTTCAAGGTGACTCTGGAGAACAATGTTCCGGATATATTTTTTACAGACGAGATGCGTTTGCATCAAATTCTGCGGAACCTGCTATCCAATGCTTTTAAATTTACAGAAAAAGGTTTTGTCGAGGTCGTCATCAGCCGCCTTGAACCAACGTCCGCACCACAGCTTCCTGAGGCAGGTTCCGTTCTCTCCTTTGCTGTGAGGGATAGCGGAATCGGAATCGGGGAAACGAACCGGGAGGTTATCTTCGAGGCATTTCGCCAGGCTGACGGCTCAACGGCGCGTAAATTCGGCGGTACGGGACTGGGATTGTCCATATCGCTGCAACTGGCCCGGCTGCTTGGGGGCACCATCTCTTTGGATAGTAAAGAGGGGGAAGGCAGCACGTTTACGCTGTTTATTCCATGCCGTGAGGAAGAAGACGGATATGAATCCGTTTTTCCTGGGGTATGGACTCTGCAGGCTGCTGCTGCCGCTGAGCGGGAGGATAAGCAGCCGAATGGTGCTGAGGGAGCGGACACTGTCTTGTTTGATAAGGAGTATTCGAATTTGCACGGTAAAACGGTGCTGATCGTGGATGACGATGTGCGCAACATCTATGCACTTGAAAAAGGGCTGGAGCCTTATGATATGAATATTCTGACAGCCCAATCAGGCTTCGAATGCCTGCAGATGGTCAGAGAGCAGCCTGATGTGGATATCGTTCTGCTGGATATTATGATGCCAAATCTGGACGGTTACGACACTCTGTCGATTATTCGTGAGGAGCTGATGCTGCCGGAGCTGCCCATTATCGCCATTTCAGCCAAAACAATGAAAGAAGACCGGGAGAAATGTCTGGCTGCCGGAGCTTCGGATTTTATCAGCAAGCCTGTAATCATTCAGGATGTGGTGACCCGGATGTGCCGCCTGATGGGGGCATGA
- a CDS encoding PRD domain-containing protein, translating into MAKENEQFEVLRVIGNNVVMVQGGRKGKEYVIIGKGIGFAVKDSGFIDANDQRIEKLFRLEDRDEWSQYQILLEDIDPKVMKITDDIIADIAHEFSGKLNDKIYLALPSHIQFTIYRLRGGMDIVNPFLQETKMSFPKEYEIAYRAAEKISAEFNVQIPEDEVGFLTYHVYSAVSNVPVGQLVKASNIVSELLDMIREERNLTFAYGSMNHIRLMIHLRFSIERILQGSLIDNPFVKHIQKEYKEEYKLAQKLGNVMRNSLGTEVPEEEICFLAMHLRRLFQTLDQQRM; encoded by the coding sequence TTGGCCAAGGAAAACGAGCAGTTTGAGGTACTGCGGGTAATTGGAAACAACGTGGTGATGGTTCAAGGGGGAAGAAAGGGCAAGGAATATGTGATTATCGGCAAGGGTATCGGGTTTGCGGTCAAAGATTCGGGATTCATTGATGCAAATGACCAGCGGATTGAGAAATTGTTCCGGCTGGAGGATCGTGACGAATGGAGTCAATACCAGATTTTGCTCGAAGATATTGATCCCAAAGTTATGAAGATTACAGACGATATTATTGCGGATATTGCTCATGAATTTTCCGGCAAGTTGAACGACAAAATCTATTTGGCGCTCCCCAGCCATATTCAGTTCACCATTTACCGTCTGCGGGGCGGCATGGATATTGTCAACCCGTTCCTTCAGGAGACTAAAATGTCATTTCCGAAGGAATATGAGATCGCTTACAGGGCAGCGGAGAAAATCAGTGCGGAATTCAATGTTCAGATTCCTGAAGATGAAGTGGGTTTTCTGACCTATCACGTGTATTCTGCTGTCAGCAATGTGCCGGTAGGCCAGCTCGTCAAAGCCTCGAATATTGTCAGCGAGCTGCTGGATATGATCCGCGAGGAACGCAATTTAACCTTTGCTTACGGGAGTATGAACCACATCCGGCTGATGATCCATCTGAGATTTTCCATTGAGCGGATTCTGCAGGGGTCACTTATCGACAATCCGTTCGTGAAACATATTCAGAAAGAATACAAAGAAGAATACAAGCTGGCCCAAAAACTGGGCAATGTCATGCGGAATTCGCTGGGCACAGAGGTTCCGGAAGAAGAAATCTGCTTCCTCGCCATGCATTTGCGCCGTTTGTTTCAGACTTTGGACCAGCAGCGGATGTAG
- a CDS encoding PTS sugar transporter subunit IIA, with protein sequence MFSKWKSKKEAQPSKIPVLEIPAPVSGQAVSLTGVPDEMFSGGHMGQGIAIEPSEGKLIAPFDGKVAHVVKSNHAVIIEHSSGLQLLLHIGIDTVSLKGSGFISHVASGDEVKAGQTLIEFDIASIRAAGYQTVIPVIVTSNGETIPEVACHYGQVTAGTNIILTVASRQ encoded by the coding sequence ATGTTTTCCAAATGGAAGTCCAAAAAAGAAGCACAACCGTCAAAGATACCAGTGCTGGAGATTCCGGCACCGGTCAGCGGGCAAGCCGTTTCCTTAACAGGAGTGCCGGATGAAATGTTCTCAGGCGGGCATATGGGGCAGGGAATTGCCATAGAACCAAGTGAGGGGAAATTAATCGCCCCTTTTGACGGGAAAGTCGCCCATGTAGTCAAATCCAATCATGCTGTAATCATAGAGCATTCTTCCGGACTCCAGCTGCTGCTGCATATCGGAATTGACACTGTAAGCTTGAAAGGCAGCGGATTTATCAGCCATGTCGCCAGCGGAGATGAAGTGAAAGCTGGACAGACGCTGATTGAGTTCGATATCGCATCGATTCGGGCAGCTGGTTATCAGACTGTTATACCGGTCATAGTGACCAGCAATGGGGAAACGATTCCTGAGGTGGCTTGCCACTATGGCCAAGTAACCGCCGGCACAAACATTATTCTTACCGTGGCATCCAGGCAATAA
- the nagE gene encoding N-acetylglucosamine-specific PTS transporter subunit IIBC, translated as MLAFLQKLGKSLMLPVATLPAAAILQGLALINYEKDFHLGAAGRFINSYIAPFLNAGAGAIFGNLALIFAIGVAIGFAGDAVAALSALIAYQILDSILKVIPAQMPFIGDDVKLNMGVLGGIFAGAWAAFLYKKYHNIKMPDWLGFFAGKRFVPIITAVTTIVLSVLVGMIWSPIQDVISDFGTWVVGLGGVGAFIFGTANRLLIPFGLHHVINAIAWFQIGDFTNAAGEVVHGDLWRFFAGDKSAGMFMTGFFPIMMFAMPGAALAFIHTAKPEKRKMVASIFIGSAIASFLTGITEPLEFSFMFIAPVLYLVHALLTGFAGFLMYVLDVKLGFGFSAGLIDYLLNMKLSTNAWVLIPVGLGFFVLYYVLFRFIITKFNLKTPGREDDTEDEVLEADVSGAKISASSRAAKILENVGGPANIRNIDACITRLRLIVNDEKAVKDAALKQLGASGVMRLGQGAVQIVFGPQSEQIKDDIKKLL; from the coding sequence ATGTTGGCTTTTCTGCAAAAATTGGGCAAGTCACTGATGCTTCCGGTAGCTACACTGCCGGCGGCGGCCATTCTGCAAGGGTTGGCACTGATTAATTATGAAAAGGATTTCCACTTAGGGGCGGCCGGCCGGTTCATCAACAGCTACATTGCACCTTTTCTGAATGCAGGCGCCGGAGCCATCTTTGGCAATCTGGCATTGATTTTTGCCATCGGGGTTGCTATCGGATTTGCCGGTGATGCGGTTGCGGCGCTGTCCGCTCTGATTGCTTACCAGATTCTCGACAGTATCCTCAAGGTCATTCCTGCACAAATGCCTTTCATTGGCGATGATGTCAAGCTGAACATGGGTGTTCTTGGGGGGATCTTTGCGGGAGCGTGGGCAGCCTTCCTCTATAAGAAATACCATAATATAAAAATGCCGGATTGGCTGGGCTTTTTCGCCGGTAAACGTTTTGTTCCGATCATTACAGCGGTAACTACTATAGTATTGTCTGTTCTGGTTGGAATGATCTGGAGTCCGATTCAAGATGTGATTAGTGATTTCGGTACCTGGGTGGTTGGGCTTGGCGGTGTCGGTGCATTTATTTTCGGGACAGCGAACCGTCTGCTCATTCCTTTTGGCCTCCATCATGTTATCAACGCCATTGCCTGGTTCCAAATCGGTGATTTCACCAACGCTGCCGGAGAAGTGGTGCATGGGGATTTGTGGCGTTTCTTCGCTGGAGATAAATCGGCCGGAATGTTCATGACAGGTTTCTTCCCGATTATGATGTTTGCAATGCCGGGAGCGGCGCTTGCATTTATTCATACGGCTAAACCGGAAAAACGCAAAATGGTCGCATCTATCTTCATTGGTTCCGCGATTGCGTCCTTCCTGACCGGGATTACAGAACCGCTCGAATTCTCCTTTATGTTTATTGCCCCTGTACTATATCTGGTTCATGCTCTGCTCACCGGTTTCGCCGGGTTCCTGATGTATGTACTTGATGTAAAGCTGGGTTTCGGATTCTCTGCAGGACTAATCGATTACCTGCTGAATATGAAGCTGTCTACGAATGCATGGGTTCTGATTCCTGTGGGTCTTGGATTCTTTGTTCTCTACTATGTGCTGTTCCGGTTTATTATTACCAAGTTCAACCTGAAAACACCGGGGCGTGAGGATGACACCGAAGACGAAGTGCTGGAAGCCGATGTGAGCGGGGCAAAAATTTCCGCATCCTCCAGAGCGGCCAAAATACTGGAAAATGTCGGCGGCCCGGCGAACATCCGCAACATCGATGCCTGCATTACACGCCTGCGGCTGATCGTCAACGACGAGAAGGCTGTCAAGGATGCTGCGCTGAAGCAATTGGGAGCATCCGGTGTTATGAGACTGGGGCAGGGCGCGGTGCAGATTGTATTCGGGCCACAATCAGAACAGATCAAGGACGATATCAAAAAACTTCTGTAA
- a CDS encoding sigma-70 family RNA polymerase sigma factor codes for MEIPESEMFRTVFYEHYPVVRRKLAALVRDEAAADDLAQDVFLRLYRNPPDDPNALGAWLHRVLTRIGYDYLTQKARERRLQDKQELLFSAESGPPSGEEAVLSKLDQEDVRTWLDGLPERDRQALLLRYSGYSYTEIASQLGVNSPVIGTLLNRATHKLKQQAMNSYPQTD; via the coding sequence ATGGAAATTCCGGAATCTGAAATGTTTCGAACTGTATTTTATGAACACTATCCGGTAGTGCGGCGCAAGCTGGCAGCCCTGGTCCGTGATGAGGCGGCAGCAGACGATTTAGCCCAGGATGTGTTTCTCAGACTATACCGCAACCCGCCGGATGACCCTAACGCGCTTGGCGCTTGGCTTCATAGAGTGTTGACCCGGATCGGATATGATTATTTAACCCAAAAAGCCAGGGAGCGGCGTCTCCAGGATAAGCAGGAGCTGCTGTTCAGCGCAGAGTCAGGCCCCCCTTCCGGAGAAGAGGCTGTACTCAGCAAGCTGGATCAGGAGGATGTACGGACTTGGCTGGATGGCCTCCCCGAAAGGGACAGACAAGCGCTGCTGCTGCGCTACTCGGGCTATAGCTACACAGAAATTGCCAGCCAGCTCGGGGTAAACTCGCCGGTTATCGGAACACTGCTTAACCGGGCCACCCATAAGCTGAAGCAGCAGGCGATGAATTCATACCCTCAGACAGATTAA
- a CDS encoding ABC transporter ATP-binding protein, protein MNVPAIEAQLLTKEYKSGRGCRDVSITVEKGEAFGFLGPNGAGKSTFVKMLAGLIRPTSGSAALFGHPIRTIAAKSKIGYLPELYRYQEWLTGEEVVRLHARLCGIGKSEADIRIPELLKEVGIGQRGRDRVKHYSKGMQQRLGLACALVNDPELVFLDEPSSALDPIGRMEVRSILEKLKQRGITIFLNSHLLEDVEVLCDRMALLNNGEILRHGKVTEILNKRTSWHFKVGGYSPFLLSWLMEHTGLQIRQAVEDADHAEGAIVIPSTVEGSTVWLEAEVESEEQVGWLNTLIIEQGMTLYEVARKKERLEEWFLDAVSGLSHRGEQD, encoded by the coding sequence ATGAATGTACCCGCAATTGAAGCCCAATTACTGACCAAAGAATACAAGAGCGGACGCGGCTGCCGGGATGTATCTATAACTGTTGAGAAAGGGGAAGCCTTTGGCTTCCTCGGTCCCAACGGCGCCGGTAAAAGCACCTTTGTCAAAATGCTGGCGGGTTTAATTCGTCCAACCAGCGGGAGTGCTGCTTTGTTTGGACATCCGATTAGAACTATTGCAGCGAAGAGCAAGATCGGCTATCTTCCGGAGCTGTATAGGTACCAGGAATGGCTGACCGGCGAAGAGGTAGTGAGGCTCCATGCCCGCTTATGCGGTATCGGTAAGTCTGAAGCAGACATCAGAATACCGGAACTTCTGAAAGAGGTAGGGATAGGACAACGGGGACGTGACCGGGTCAAGCATTATTCCAAGGGGATGCAGCAGAGGTTGGGTCTGGCCTGTGCATTGGTAAATGATCCTGAGCTTGTTTTTCTGGATGAGCCTTCATCGGCACTTGACCCTATCGGCCGTATGGAAGTGAGGAGCATTCTGGAAAAGCTAAAGCAGCGGGGCATCACTATTTTTCTCAACTCCCACCTGCTTGAGGATGTTGAGGTGCTGTGCGACCGGATGGCGCTGCTGAATAACGGCGAGATCCTGCGGCACGGCAAAGTTACAGAAATTTTAAATAAGCGAACTAGCTGGCATTTTAAAGTGGGCGGCTATTCGCCTTTTTTGCTGTCCTGGCTGATGGAGCATACGGGACTGCAGATCAGACAAGCTGTAGAAGATGCGGATCACGCAGAAGGCGCCATCGTTATACCTTCGACCGTTGAAGGCAGCACGGTGTGGCTGGAGGCTGAAGTTGAAAGTGAAGAGCAAGTGGGCTGGCTGAATACACTAATTATCGAGCAAGGCATGACCTTATATGAAGTTGCCCGTAAAAAAGAACGGCTGGAAGAATGGTTTCTGGATGCTGTATCCGGACTCAGCCATAGGGGGGAGCAGGATTGA
- a CDS encoding ABC transporter permease, giving the protein MRIILGMTWKELLRKKVMLMTLIMTAVFLLAFWFVAATVGSSESGGVSSIVNGGNLINSFSTGAFIVSMGFFFGAFVIAFLAIFSSFSSIAGEAEQGVMQALLPRPLPRWKWYLGRWLGYVTLGILYALILFTAILLIADAHASIPRDGAALVKAFLLFASVVPLLISLSMLGSGLFSAVGNGVFMTMLYGAGWLGGMIDKLSGSLGLKEDALHTLHNLTGIMSLLMPADGLQRKMTAELFSLEEMNGMVSMDLSFFSLDISSVPSNSFIIYAVLYAVVVSAIGLLRFQRKDL; this is encoded by the coding sequence TTGAGAATCATACTCGGAATGACCTGGAAGGAACTGCTGCGTAAGAAAGTGATGCTCATGACTCTGATCATGACTGCCGTATTTCTGCTCGCGTTCTGGTTTGTTGCGGCTACCGTGGGAAGCAGCGAGTCTGGAGGGGTATCCAGTATCGTAAATGGGGGGAACCTGATCAATAGTTTTTCGACCGGAGCTTTCATTGTATCCATGGGGTTTTTCTTCGGAGCTTTTGTCATTGCCTTCCTGGCAATTTTCAGTTCGTTCTCTTCCATTGCGGGGGAAGCGGAACAGGGGGTTATGCAAGCTTTACTGCCTCGTCCGCTGCCGCGCTGGAAATGGTATCTGGGCCGGTGGCTTGGGTATGTCACCTTAGGGATACTATATGCCCTGATTCTGTTTACCGCGATTCTGCTGATAGCAGATGCCCATGCTTCCATCCCGCGGGATGGCGCTGCACTTGTAAAAGCATTTCTGCTCTTCGCCTCCGTCGTACCCCTGCTGATCAGCTTATCCATGCTGGGTTCAGGTTTGTTCTCGGCAGTGGGCAACGGTGTCTTCATGACCATGCTCTACGGAGCGGGCTGGCTCGGGGGAATGATCGACAAGCTGAGCGGTTCGCTTGGTTTGAAGGAAGATGCGTTGCATACGCTGCATAATCTCACAGGGATCATGTCCCTTCTTATGCCGGCGGATGGCTTGCAGCGGAAAATGACAGCAGAGTTGTTCAGTCTGGAGGAGATGAACGGCATGGTCAGTATGGATCTCAGCTTTTTCTCACTCGACATAAGCTCCGTTCCTTCGAATTCATTTATAATCTATGCCGTTCTGTATGCGGTTGTGGTGTCCGCAATCGGACTGCTGCGGTTTCAGCGCAAGGATTTGTAG
- a CDS encoding winged helix-turn-helix transcriptional regulator: protein MDDFEMCPRFEKAVDMLSKRWVALIVFVLMKGPRRFGEIESCLSNLSGKVLSDRLKEMENEGIIERTVYPEMPVRIEYSLTSKGNALAPILGEIGNWSTDWIETGASK from the coding sequence ATGGATGATTTCGAAATGTGTCCACGCTTTGAAAAAGCGGTTGATATGCTCAGTAAACGTTGGGTTGCGCTAATCGTATTTGTTCTGATGAAGGGTCCCCGCCGTTTTGGTGAAATTGAGAGCTGCCTCTCCAATCTAAGCGGCAAAGTGCTGTCCGACCGCTTGAAGGAAATGGAGAACGAAGGCATCATCGAGCGCACGGTGTATCCTGAAATGCCAGTACGGATTGAGTACTCATTGACCAGCAAAGGAAATGCCCTGGCGCCTATTCTTGGTGAGATTGGCAACTGGTCAACAGATTGGATCGAGACCGGCGCAAGCAAGTGA
- a CDS encoding GTP cyclohydrolase II, producing MIKPDILSILQNKIKRITMDDSTNILVGPITLPVNLDGETVTFKWYSWLKATDVELQGGDSKEATELLISRLSSMNLAEGQQSSVLVYGDFEDSDEALIRMHSICHTGDIFGSKRCDCGFQLRQSMKMIAQHGSGALFYLANHEGRGIGLFSKAMAYILQEEGYDTVEANLELGFADDSRDYRDAISVLQHLRSKPVTLITNNPKKMEALKAAGMNTGKRVPLWGDVSVFNEKYLRTKVTRSGHLEAVPDADFFEGRVAK from the coding sequence ATGATCAAACCAGATATCTTATCTATATTACAGAATAAAATCAAACGGATTACCATGGACGATTCCACTAATATACTCGTAGGGCCCATTACACTGCCTGTGAACCTGGACGGGGAGACGGTTACCTTCAAGTGGTACAGCTGGCTGAAAGCCACCGATGTGGAATTGCAGGGCGGAGACAGCAAAGAAGCAACGGAATTGCTGATTTCCCGGCTATCTTCGATGAATCTGGCTGAAGGGCAGCAATCGAGCGTGCTGGTCTACGGAGATTTTGAAGATTCGGATGAAGCGCTGATCCGGATGCACAGCATTTGTCATACCGGAGACATTTTTGGCAGCAAACGCTGCGATTGCGGCTTCCAGCTCCGCCAGTCGATGAAGATGATCGCACAGCACGGATCGGGTGCGCTGTTCTATCTGGCCAACCATGAAGGAAGAGGCATTGGGCTATTCAGCAAGGCAATGGCATACATTCTTCAGGAAGAAGGGTATGATACTGTGGAAGCCAATCTGGAGCTGGGCTTTGCCGATGATTCCAGAGATTACAGAGATGCGATCAGCGTCCTGCAGCATCTGCGCAGCAAGCCGGTGACTCTGATTACGAATAATCCGAAGAAGATGGAAGCCCTGAAGGCAGCCGGAATGAATACAGGCAAGAGAGTACCTTTATGGGGCGACGTTTCCGTTTTCAATGAAAAGTACTTACGGACGAAAGTGACCCGTTCCGGCCATCTGGAGGCAGTACCGGACGCTGATTTTTTTGAGGGACGAGTAGCCAAATAA
- a CDS encoding ABC transporter ATP-binding protein encodes MNAIQVQDLRKTFKVQKNREGLKGAFADLFKRQYSEVMAVKDISFSIPQGEICGYIGENGAGKSTTIKMLTGILVPTSGTLSVGGYVPYEEREKFVRNIGVVFGQRSQLWWDIGVIESFQLLRKVYRVPEQEFKKRLDELVERLELQDLLNRPVRKLSLGQRMRCELVAALLHNPSILFLDEPTIGLDIVVKSEIRQFLKDMNREHGTTILLTTHDLQDIEALCSRVIMLDDGRIIYDGGLEDLKQRWGTGREVQFQFGTATKLEQLIRWTEGMPVTWSSENDLGAKVWIPLELNVSDVLGRVVGQADITDIKIIETNTDDIVRSIYQSGSAEKPEDKILALQDEKEVIHV; translated from the coding sequence ATGAATGCGATTCAAGTGCAGGACTTGCGCAAAACCTTCAAAGTCCAAAAAAACCGCGAGGGCCTCAAAGGGGCCTTCGCTGATTTGTTTAAACGGCAATATTCCGAGGTCATGGCTGTAAAGGATATTTCCTTCAGCATTCCCCAAGGTGAGATTTGCGGCTATATCGGGGAGAATGGTGCGGGTAAATCGACGACGATCAAGATGCTCACAGGTATTCTTGTTCCGACTTCCGGTACCCTCTCTGTCGGTGGTTATGTACCGTATGAGGAACGGGAGAAATTTGTGCGGAATATCGGTGTCGTGTTCGGTCAGCGCAGCCAGCTCTGGTGGGATATCGGGGTCATAGAATCCTTCCAGCTTCTGCGCAAAGTATACCGGGTGCCGGAGCAGGAGTTCAAGAAACGGCTGGACGAGCTGGTGGAGCGGCTGGAACTGCAGGATCTGCTGAACCGCCCGGTCCGCAAGCTTAGTCTTGGACAGCGGATGCGGTGTGAGCTGGTAGCCGCACTTTTGCATAATCCGTCCATCCTGTTCCTGGATGAACCTACGATCGGACTAGACATAGTCGTGAAATCAGAAATCCGCCAGTTCCTTAAGGATATGAACCGCGAACATGGAACGACTATTTTGCTGACCACCCATGATCTGCAGGATATTGAAGCGCTCTGTTCACGGGTAATTATGCTTGACGACGGGCGCATTATTTATGATGGCGGTCTGGAAGATCTGAAGCAGCGCTGGGGAACCGGCCGCGAGGTGCAGTTCCAATTTGGAACAGCCACGAAGCTGGAGCAGCTTATCCGGTGGACGGAAGGAATGCCGGTTACCTGGTCCTCAGAGAATGATCTGGGAGCCAAGGTATGGATTCCGCTGGAGCTGAATGTTTCCGATGTGCTTGGACGGGTCGTGGGTCAGGCAGACATTACCGATATCAAAATCATTGAAACCAATACGGATGATATTGTCCGCAGCATTTATCAATCAGGTTCGGCCGAGAAACCGGAAGATAAGATTCTTGCTTTGCAGGATGAGAAAGAGGTCATCCATGTCTGA